From the Capnocytophaga sp. oral taxon 878 genome, the window GTAGCTCTTATAGGGCTTGTTGCTTGTAATAACAGCAAAAACGACTTTTTAATTACAAATACCAATGTAGGAGTACTACAAAAAGATACTCCTATACAAAAATTAGATTCTATTTTTGCAAAAGATTCTATTGTGAACTCTTCATTAGAAGGCGAATTACGCTATGCTAGTGCTGAACGTATTACTATTTTTAGCAAAGACGGTAAAGAACTACTTGAAATCACTCCTACCACTAATGATAAAGGAGAAAAAGTAGTGGAAAGTGTATTTGTACTCTCATCTCAATACACTACCGAAAAAGGAATTTCATTGGAAAGCACTTTTAAAGATGTAAAAACCAAATACCCTGAATTGAGTATCGAACCTTCTCTTAGCAGTGTTATTGTAAGCCCAAAAGGACAGAATTTCTATTTTACTTTTGCTCATTCAGCACTGAAAAATGCTTTCAGCCTTACCGATGCTATTACCGAGAATGATATAGACGAAAACGCTAAAATCACTCGCATTACTATTAATTTCTAAAACAAAACCTCACATAGTCCAATCTGTGTGAAAAATCAAATAAAATACTAAAATGAACAACATCAAACTAAATACCATCGATGAAGCTATTGATGATATTAAAAAAGGTAAAGTAGTTATTGTTGTAGACGACGAGAACCGCGAAAATGAAGGCGATTTTATTGCTGCTGCCGAAAAGGTAACCCCCGAAATGATTAATTTTATGATTACTCACGGAAGGGGCTTAGTTTGCGCTCCTCTTACCGAAAAACGTTGTGCCGAACTTGATTTACCTATGATGGTGCAAAACAATACAGTTTTGCACGAAACTCAGTTCACTGTATCTATCGATCTTAAAGGTCACGGTTGTACTACTGGTATCTCAGCTTTTGATCGTGCTAAAACAATTCAATCCTTAGTAAACCCCGATACTAAACCTTTTGATTTAGGTCGCCCTGGGCATATATTCCCTCTCCGTGCCAAAGAAGGTGGTGTACTACGTCGTACAGGGCATACCGAAGCAGCCATTGATCTTACCCGTATTGCAGGGCTTTATCCTGCTGGTATATTAGTAGAAATCCTCAATGAAGATGGTACTATGGCACGCTTACCACAGTTGGTAGAGGTTGCTAAAAAGTTTGATCTTAAAATCATATCTATTGAAGATCTCATTGCTTACCGTATGCGCAAAGATACATTAGTAGTGAAAAAAGAAGATTTTGCTTTACAAACTCCTTATGGTGAGTTCCGTCTCCGCGCTTATGAGCAAACAACTAATAAGCAGATACATTTAGCCTTTACCAAAGGTTCTTGGAAAGCCGATGAACCTGTACTCACCCGTGTACATTCATCTTTTATCAGCAATGATATTTTAGAGGTATTAGCTGGTGATAAAGATAATCCTTTAGAACGTATCTTTAAAAAAATTAATGAAGAAGGCAAAGGAGCCGTAATAGTAATTAACAAAGAAGGCTATTCACAAAACCTCCTACAACATATCACCGAGATAAAAGAACACCAAAACGGACATCCGCTACCTCAGGCTACAAAAGATACCAAAGATATAGGTATGGGAGCCCAAATACTTAATGATTTAGGTATACGAAAGCTTCGTTTGCTCACCAACTCTAAAAACGCTTCTAGCTATGTAGGTATGTCAGGCTACGGACTTGAAATAACTGAAGAAATATCTTATTAATGAAAAGAATATTGTTCATCTTATCATTGCTGTTGAGTTCTTGGGCTATTGCTCAGGAGCTTAATGCTGTGGTTACTGTTAATACACAACAAGTGAACTTAAGCAATAGACAGGTATTCAAAACCTTAGAAAAATCATTGCGAGAGTTTATCAACCAAACACGGTGGACAGATCTTAAGGTACGTGAAAATGAACGACTAAATTGTAGCTTTACTTTAGTAATTCACAAGTATGAAAATTCTCATTACGAGGCAAATTTATTAGTACAATCATCACGCCCTGTGTTTAATTCAGCCTACCAAACACCTGTTTTTAACCTGCAAGATAAAGAAGTATCTTTTGATTATCAAGAGTATGCCACTTTGTCTTTTAATGAAAGTACCTTTGAATCAAACCTCACTTCCGTAGTGGCATACTACATCTACATTCTCTTAGGTTTAGATGCCAATACATTTGCTCCTAATAGTGGAAAACCTTATTTTATCAAAGCTCAACAAATAGCCAATACTGCTAAAACTACTAGTTATGCTGGCTGGGCAGACGATGGTAAAAATAACCGCTTTACTCTCATTACCGAGCTTATATCAGAAAATTATGAGGCTTACCACAAGGCTTATTACCAGTACCACCGTGTAGGTTTAGACCTTATGAGTACTGACGAAAAGGCAGCTAAAGAAGGTATACAAAATGCTATTTTGATGTTAGAACAAATCCCTAGCTTACGTCTTAATTCGTATGCTATGGTAGCTTTCTTCAATGCCAAAGCTGATGAAATAGCGGCTATCTTCTCAGGCGGAGCTATCTTCGATTCTAAAAAACTCAAAGAAACACTGCTCAAATTAGCACCTGCCCAACTTACCAAATGGAATGAAATTAAATAACAACTATGCTTACGGCTTTATCAATAAAGAACTACGCCCTTATCGACGACCTCAAAGTTGATTTCCCTGAAGGTTTTATCATTATCACAGGTGAAACAGGTTCAGGTAAGTCTATTATGCTTGATGCCCTCTCTCTGATATTAGGGAAACGTGCTGATATGTCTGCTTTGCGTAACAAAGATGAAAAATGTATCATAGAAGCTGAATTTTCTATTGAAAAGTACCAATTCCAAGCATTGTTTGACGAGTTAGAAATAGACTACGATCCTCAAACTATTATCCGTCGTGAGATACTCTCATCAGGTAAATCACGTGCTTTTGTTAATGATGCTCCTGTTACCTTAGATGTACTTAGCCGCTTAGGAGAATTATTAGTTGATATTCATTCACAACACCAAACCCTTGCCCTTAGTGATACTGCTTTTCAGTTTGAAATTATCGATGCTATAGCAAATGATAAAGCTTTATTAGATGAATACATCCGGCTGCACCAGTTACTAAAGAAAGAGCAAAAAAAATTACAAGAGCTTATTGAGTTCCAAAAAAATGCTAATAAAGAATATGATTATAACCTTCATCAGCTAAAAGAACTCAAATCGGCTATGTTAGAAGAGGGTATTCTAGAGGAATTAGAAGAAAGCTATGAAGAAGCCTCTAATATTGAGGAAATTAAAGAGAGTGTAGGAGAGAGTCTATACTTACTAAATGATGAAAATGTAGGTATCTTAAACAATTTACGTGAACTAAGACACGCTTTTTCATCGCTTACTGAGTATAAACAGCAATACCGTGAGCTATATAATCGTATCGACTCTGTTTTCTTAGAGTTAGATGACTTAGGCAGCGAAATAGCCGATATTGATGAGAACATAGAAACAGACCCTGAAAGTCTTGAAGAAATATCTAATCAGCTTAATAAAATCTATTCTTTACAAAAGAAACACAAAGTATCAACAGTTGAAGAGCTTATCGCTATCCAAAAGGAATTAGAAGAAGCTGTATCTAAAACTGAAAATGTTGATTTTGAACTTAATAACCAACATAAGTTAGTAGCTGAGCAACAAGCTGCTACCCTTACAAAAGCTACAGAACTTCACAAAGTACGCACAAAGGTACTCCCAGCTCTTGATAAAAAGCTTACCAGCTTTATGCATGAATTGGGAATGCCTAATGGTAAATTTGCAATTACTCTTACTGCTACCGATAATTTCTTTAGTAATGGTAATGATGAGCTTTCATTCCTATTCTCTGCTAATAAAGGTGGTGATTTTGGTCAGTTAAAGAAAGTAGCTTCAGGAGGTGAGCTTTCTCGTATTATGCTGGCTGTAAAAGCTATTATGGCAGAGCATACTGCTTTACCTACCATTATGTTTGATGAAATTGATACAGGGGTATCAGGTGAAATATCACAGAAAATGGGTGATATTATGAAAACTATGAGCCAAAACCGACAAGTGTTTGCCATCACTCACCTACCTCAAATTGCTGCCAAAGGGGCTTATCATTTTAAGGTTTTTAAAGATGATGTAAATGGAAAAACTACAACCCACCTCAAGCTCCTTACTGAAGAGGAACGCATTACTGAACTCTCCGAAATGCTTGAAGGTAAAAATAGTGGTGCCTCAGCTCGTAACCATGCTATAGAACTCCTCCGTAAAGGATAAAGTAATAAACAAATAAAAAATGAGTCAAATAGGGTATACCCTATTTGACTCATTTTTTATTACTTTGCTTGTAATTAATATGTTTAATTGATGATAGTTAGCTTAGCAAAACGCAATAATATATTTTTCAAGCCTCCTACTTCAAAGTTTATTTGAGCTTTTTTATCATTTCCTGCACCTTCCAAAGTTATTACCTTCCCTTTACCAAAACGCTCATGATATACCATTGTACCTATTTCCAATCCGTTATAAGCAGCTTTATTTATAGGAGCATTCTGCATAGTATTCATAGGTTTAAGCTTACGTAATCGTTGCTGCTCATCTGCAGTAGGAGCATTTTTAGAGGGTGGAGTACCGCTAATTGGTTTCTGCAAGCGCAATTTACTCTTATCTACTTCTCCAAAAATATCTCTATCTATCAATGGTTTGTAACGATAGTTAGGATTAGATAGGGTAGGAGTGAGGTACTGTAAATACTGCCCATCTATTTCTTCAATAAACCTACTAGGCTCGGTATCGGATAAGTTCCCAAATCTATAACGTCTTTCGGCATAAGTAAGATAAGCCTGTTTTTCTGCTCTTGTAAGGGCTACATAAAAAAGCCTTCGTTCTTCTTCTAACTCCTCTCGTGATTGAATACTCTTTGCTGAAGGAAAAAGATCTTCTTCCATTCCCACTACATACACATAAGGAAACTCTAATCCTTTAGCTAAGTGAATAGTCATTAAGGCTACTCGGTCATCATCATCAATTTCTTTATCAGTATCGGTAGCCAATGATACATCTTCTAAGTACTCTGAAAGACTACCTGTACTATCAGCTACATCTTCTTGCCCTGCAACGAAATCCTTTATACCATTGAGCATCTCCTCAATATTCTCCATTTTGGCAATCCCTTCAGGAGTACCATCTTTTTTAAATTCTTGTAACAATCCTGTTTTCTTAGCTACCAGTTCTGCCACCTCAAAGGCATTGGCTTCTTTGTTAAAGGCTTGCAGGTTCAGTATCATCACTACAAAGTCGGTGAGTTTTTGCCTTGTAGAGGTGTTAATGTGCAACTCTAGAATCTTATTAATGTTGTACATTATTTCAAAAATCGACTTTTTATAATGATTAGCGGTAAGAGTAAGTTTCTCCAAAGTACTCTCTCCTATACCTCGTGCAGGAAAGTTAATAATTCTGATGAGAGCCTCCTCATCATTAGGGTTGATAATAAGGCGCAGGTAAGCCAACATATCTTTGATTTCCTTACGTTGGTAGAAAGAAAGTCCTCCATAGATGCGGTATGGAATATCACGCTTTCGCAACGCATCCTCAATGGCTCTTGATTGTGAGTTCGTACGGTACAATACTGCAAACTTACCATTTGGCAACTGATGTTGCATCTTATTTTCAAAGATAGAACTTGCCACAAATCGCCCTTCATCAGCATCTGTAGGACTTCTGTGTACTTTAATAGGCTCTCCCAACTCATTTTCAGTAAATACGACTTTATCTAAACGCACTTTATTGTGTTCAATCACACTATTAGCTGCTTCTACTATATTCTTGGTTGAGCGGTAATTCTGCTCTAATTTGTATTCTTTTGCTTCAGGGTAATCACTCCTAAAATTCAAAATATTATTGATATTTGCGCCTCGAAATGCATAAATACTTTGTGCATCATCACCTACAACACAAATGTTGTGAAATCGGTCGGCAAGAGCTTTTACAATAAGGTATTGTGAGTGGTTTGTATCCTGATACTCATCTACCAATATATACTGAAATCGGTTTTGGTACTTTGCCAATACTTCGGGGAATACATTGAGCAGCTCATTAGTTTTTAGGAGGAGGTCATCAAAGTCCATAGCCCCTGCCTTAAAGCATCTATCTACATACTCTTGGTAGATTTCGCCAAAGCGTGGTTGCCTTCTAATAGCATCATTTTCAATAAGTTCAGGATTATTAAAATACGCACGTACTGTAATGAGGTTATTCTTAAGTGATGATATTCGCTGCTGTATCTGCTTATACTTGTACACATCTTTATCCAACTCTTTCTCCTTTATAATACCGTTTATAAGGCGTTGAGAGTCTTGTGTATCGTAAATAGTAAAGTTCTGTGGATAGCCTAACTTATCTGCCTCAAAACGCAATATTTTGGCAAAAACCGAGTGAAAGGTTCCCATCCACAAGTTCTTAGCCTCACTATTGCCCACAATGCTGGCTATACGTTTCTTCATTTCATTTGCTGCCTTATTGGTAAAGGTAAGCGCAAGAATATGAAACGCATCTACTCCTTGCCGCATCAGGTTAGCGATGCGGTAAGTAAGCACCCTTGTTTTGCCCGATCCTGCTCCGGCAATCACAATAATAGGCCCTTCTTTTTGTAGTACGGCAGCCCGTTGTGGCGCATTTAGTCGTTCTAATTCTTTGGCAAATATATCCATAAAAAGTAGTATCTGTTTTTAAGGCTGCAAAATTACAAAACAATTATCAATTACCAATTAATAATTGACAATTAAGAAGTAAAAATCTCTCTCCTATGGCTTACTTTTAGGCTATACTTGCCACAGCTTAGTTTGAAGGCTAATTATCAAAGACCTCAAACTGATTATCTTCATAGAAGAAAATAATGCGTTTTATTTTTTTGGTTGAAGAGGGAAGGGGTTGTACTTTTTTTTCTTTATCTATTGTAATAGGTTCTGCTTTTTGTACTACAGGGGTAGGCTGGGGGAGGGGGGGCACTGGTACTTCCATTTCTATTTCAGGTATATCGCTAAATAGGTCTACCTGTTGCATTTTTTTGGGTACTATTGTTTCTTTCTGTTCTTTAGGCGGAAATACCCCCTTGCCTTGTGTTATCCAGTACATATCTACTTCAGGGAATTTCTCAATAAGTTTCAAAATAAAATCTAAACTTGGTTTATTGCGTTCTGATAAGAGATGAGAAATTCCTGAACGCTGAATTTCTAAAGTATCGGCAAAAGCTGCCGCATTCATTCCGTAATAATCCATTACCTGTTGTAGGCGAATGGCAAAATCTGATGTGTTTAACATTGTAACTTCTGTTATTTTAATTAGAATGCACAAATGTAAAACGATATTTTGAGATACACAAATTTAAACTGAACTATTTTTTGACAGTATTAAAGTAATTATGCAATATTATTTTGTAAATAATTGATATAATGATAAATAATAAATAATTATAAAAATAATCTATAACTTAAAATCTACTTACTAAGAGCTTGAAAACCTCCTATTATAGTAATGTAACATTTGTAAAACTTTTTATTGATGTTGATTATTACTTTTGTAAATTACAAATGTAAAAAGTATAGCTATTACATTTGTAATTTATTTATGCTATATAAATCTTAGATCATATTGTTAGTTGGGACTG encodes:
- the ribB gene encoding 3,4-dihydroxy-2-butanone-4-phosphate synthase, with product MNNIKLNTIDEAIDDIKKGKVVIVVDDENRENEGDFIAAAEKVTPEMINFMITHGRGLVCAPLTEKRCAELDLPMMVQNNTVLHETQFTVSIDLKGHGCTTGISAFDRAKTIQSLVNPDTKPFDLGRPGHIFPLRAKEGGVLRRTGHTEAAIDLTRIAGLYPAGILVEILNEDGTMARLPQLVEVAKKFDLKIISIEDLIAYRMRKDTLVVKKEDFALQTPYGEFRLRAYEQTTNKQIHLAFTKGSWKADEPVLTRVHSSFISNDILEVLAGDKDNPLERIFKKINEEGKGAVIVINKEGYSQNLLQHITEIKEHQNGHPLPQATKDTKDIGMGAQILNDLGIRKLRLLTNSKNASSYVGMSGYGLEITEEISY
- a CDS encoding DUF4835 family protein, translating into MKRILFILSLLLSSWAIAQELNAVVTVNTQQVNLSNRQVFKTLEKSLREFINQTRWTDLKVRENERLNCSFTLVIHKYENSHYEANLLVQSSRPVFNSAYQTPVFNLQDKEVSFDYQEYATLSFNESTFESNLTSVVAYYIYILLGLDANTFAPNSGKPYFIKAQQIANTAKTTSYAGWADDGKNNRFTLITELISENYEAYHKAYYQYHRVGLDLMSTDEKAAKEGIQNAILMLEQIPSLRLNSYAMVAFFNAKADEIAAIFSGGAIFDSKKLKETLLKLAPAQLTKWNEIK
- the recN gene encoding DNA repair protein RecN, encoding MLTALSIKNYALIDDLKVDFPEGFIIITGETGSGKSIMLDALSLILGKRADMSALRNKDEKCIIEAEFSIEKYQFQALFDELEIDYDPQTIIRREILSSGKSRAFVNDAPVTLDVLSRLGELLVDIHSQHQTLALSDTAFQFEIIDAIANDKALLDEYIRLHQLLKKEQKKLQELIEFQKNANKEYDYNLHQLKELKSAMLEEGILEELEESYEEASNIEEIKESVGESLYLLNDENVGILNNLRELRHAFSSLTEYKQQYRELYNRIDSVFLELDDLGSEIADIDENIETDPESLEEISNQLNKIYSLQKKHKVSTVEELIAIQKELEEAVSKTENVDFELNNQHKLVAEQQAATLTKATELHKVRTKVLPALDKKLTSFMHELGMPNGKFAITLTATDNFFSNGNDELSFLFSANKGGDFGQLKKVASGGELSRIMLAVKAIMAEHTALPTIMFDEIDTGVSGEISQKMGDIMKTMSQNRQVFAITHLPQIAAKGAYHFKVFKDDVNGKTTTHLKLLTEEERITELSEMLEGKNSGASARNHAIELLRKG
- a CDS encoding ATP-dependent helicase; translation: MDIFAKELERLNAPQRAAVLQKEGPIIVIAGAGSGKTRVLTYRIANLMRQGVDAFHILALTFTNKAANEMKKRIASIVGNSEAKNLWMGTFHSVFAKILRFEADKLGYPQNFTIYDTQDSQRLINGIIKEKELDKDVYKYKQIQQRISSLKNNLITVRAYFNNPELIENDAIRRQPRFGEIYQEYVDRCFKAGAMDFDDLLLKTNELLNVFPEVLAKYQNRFQYILVDEYQDTNHSQYLIVKALADRFHNICVVGDDAQSIYAFRGANINNILNFRSDYPEAKEYKLEQNYRSTKNIVEAANSVIEHNKVRLDKVVFTENELGEPIKVHRSPTDADEGRFVASSIFENKMQHQLPNGKFAVLYRTNSQSRAIEDALRKRDIPYRIYGGLSFYQRKEIKDMLAYLRLIINPNDEEALIRIINFPARGIGESTLEKLTLTANHYKKSIFEIMYNINKILELHINTSTRQKLTDFVVMILNLQAFNKEANAFEVAELVAKKTGLLQEFKKDGTPEGIAKMENIEEMLNGIKDFVAGQEDVADSTGSLSEYLEDVSLATDTDKEIDDDDRVALMTIHLAKGLEFPYVYVVGMEEDLFPSAKSIQSREELEEERRLFYVALTRAEKQAYLTYAERRYRFGNLSDTEPSRFIEEIDGQYLQYLTPTLSNPNYRYKPLIDRDIFGEVDKSKLRLQKPISGTPPSKNAPTADEQQRLRKLKPMNTMQNAPINKAAYNGLEIGTMVYHERFGKGKVITLEGAGNDKKAQINFEVGGLKNILLRFAKLTIIN
- a CDS encoding helix-turn-helix transcriptional regulator, with protein sequence MLNTSDFAIRLQQVMDYYGMNAAAFADTLEIQRSGISHLLSERNKPSLDFILKLIEKFPEVDMYWITQGKGVFPPKEQKETIVPKKMQQVDLFSDIPEIEMEVPVPPLPQPTPVVQKAEPITIDKEKKVQPLPSSTKKIKRIIFFYEDNQFEVFDN